The Arachis hypogaea cultivar Tifrunner chromosome 14, arahy.Tifrunner.gnm2.J5K5, whole genome shotgun sequence DNA window TACCATAAATCTGAGAATATGAATATGATCCGATCCATGAATATGCCTAACCATCACTGTTTCTAATGATCAGAGTGTATCGtacactttttcttttattgttcatATCTAAAATACAATGTACCTGGGATGCTCGTGTAACGTGATTTATCCTACTGTATggatattttacatatttttgtaattattaaattattaaattaaaaaattaaattaataactaaaaaaatgataaaaaataattgttctggaattttttctaattacaatattcaaaaaaaaaatctttcaagccATAGTTTATTTAAACAAAAAGCCTTTCTACTCTCGTTTTTTGGGACaacaaaaaaaagatagaaagagagaagagagaagagagaagagagataaagagagagagagaaagagagaggcaTGCAGTGGTGGCTGTTATGGGGGAAGTGTTTTATTGGATCTTCACGTTTCTTCTAATTTTGGCCCTTCTCGGTCTTCTCGGTTATCAGGTACCTTACGCTACTcactttctttctctattttccattcaattttcCCAACTTTCTCTTAGGTTTTTCAAAATATTCCATTCCATTCATTCGTCATGTTCATACCCTCTCTTGAGATTACTGGATCACTTTTTACGTGCTGCCATGCTTAACCGTGTGACAGCATTACTATTTTTGATTGTGGTTGAATCGAATGTGGCAATTTCAGTTTCTTCATTTTAATTCTAGTTGTTAGAGTTGCGTGCTTCCTATTAGGAACAAcaatagataaaaattttaaaaattcaaatttttggacGGATAAAATTATTTATTGAGCATACAAGGCCTCAATTCCAAAAGGATTAACTTAAGTCTTCTAGTTCATTAGAATTTAGATGTTGAATTTTgtgttgatatttttttttctttcttttttttttaaagaatatttaagTGTAAATGATgacttaaaaaaaaatcacactGAAAGAACGTTTCTGAATTTGGTTGTGAGTACTAAGTACTAACtgtgttattattatatattgtatatGGTTATTGAACAATTATTATATGGTTGAATGCATCATTGATCTGCATATCACAGCTTTTATGCTTCATTTACCTTTTTTGCTTTtggttttcttcttttatttcagCTAATCGTTAGCATACCTCTGAGAGAAAATGATCACTTAGAAAACTTCTTGTCTCTATGTGAAGATTAATGGCTTAGTTTTTCATTTTAAATGGAGCTTCCTTGAATTCCACTGCTATATATGAACTCTTACCTCAAATATTATGTGTCATCTACAAGTGCGAGATAGCAAATTTTGCTGCTAGAGTTTGACAAATAATTTGACTCTGCTCTAATCATTCATTGTAGCTAATAATGTTGGTAGACCTGGAGTTTGACTATATCAACCCATATGATTCGACGTCTCGGATTAACCAGGTTATCTTGCCTGAATTCATCATCCAAGGGATCTTCTGCGTCACCAATCTATTAGCAGGACACTGGATTATATTCTTGATAGGACTCCCTTGCATGTATTACAATGCGAGATTGTAAGTTTGTCTTTCTTACCTCCTCGGCAAGACTTGTTTAATTTTCGCAAGTAAACTTAAACTACTTGAACTTGGTATATCTATACAAGGCTGAATAAAACCAAAGAAGCATATCTTATTCCCTGTATTCGATTATTTATAAGCTTGGTAAAAATAGCCTTTTTATTTTGACATGAAACTTCAAACGGAGCAGTGTAGGAAGACATCACTTATATTGTAATTGAATCAATACaacactcttttatttaattgagaatatgatacatataaatatatgaatgTTGTTTCATTATGCTTCTCAATTTCTCATTATCCTTATTGTGagcattgtttttttttcttttttttttgggggggtgggagagagggagagggagggagggagactGAGAGAGAGTTAGTTTACTCCCTTGAACTATACATCATGTGCATATGACTATGACCTATTGTTCACAAGGGTAAAGTGTCTTTTTACCTTAGTTAATGGTTGGGTGGTTAATTGATTAAAGCAAAACTCAATAGAATTGAAGAAATATGAGGATGAAATTGTGTGGTGTGAAAACATTGTTTTAAGGATTATCTAGACTCTAGGACTTCTACTTGAGGGGTGATTTGATGACTTGAAACGTTGTGATTAAGCCACAGTTTAGCTTAGGTTTTTGGAAATGGAAATTCAACCGTTCCTCCATGAACTTTTTCCCTTCTTTCTGCATAACTAACACAGTCTATATTGccataaaaagaatattaagcTTGTAATTGACTTCGACTGGCAATGTTAAATTCACAGTTTCGAACATCTTGGCCTAAAAGATGGGTATTTGCAGTGCTGCAGATTTCTAATTCCTTTATGAGATTATCTAATCTAAAACACAGTATCTATTTCAGTGAGATATATGCATAAGCTATTACCTGTCCACATTCTTTCCATTACATTATATTGTTAATTATGACCTGAAAGTTAATATCTCAGGTACATTAAAAAAGAGCATTTAGCTGATGTTACTGAAATCTACAATAAACTGAATTGGGAAAAAAAGATGCGGTTATTTAAAGTCGGACATTCCGTCTTGCTATTTGTCCTTTCTGTGCTAAGGTATCGTGACTGGAATCTCTCTCGCTCTCTCCATTTTGAGAATTATGTTGTGTACTATTTCGAAGATAAAGTTTTGTTGACAGCTCCCTGATCTTTATGTGTTTTCAGCTTGGTATGGAGCCTTTCTGAGGAATAGCATGAACTGAAGTAGTTTATCTCCATGCCTGCTGCTGTAAGTTTTCGATACTTCGTGTTTGAAAGTCATGTTATTCTCTCTACAAAGAGTCATGCACTTCCCTTCATCCATGGAGCCGACTTACTCCCGTTCACCATTAAATGGGGTGTGGAAGAAGGAAGTAAATCAGCTCAATACACGAGGAAGAACGAGTACAATAAATATTTATCTTCTACATATCACCTAATTAAACACTAGGGATTGTAAACAATTTTCAGGATGAAAACATTCTATGCTTTTGTGAGCGCAATCCATCTTTTGAGCTGAATTCCATGGACATGCATACAACAATGCTAGTAGCAACAACACCACCAGTTGCAAACTATAACAATAGTTTCTGTTTGGTTCAGAGGAATTTTTGTTCAAGGTTGCTAGCAAATGATTTGTCAAATATTTTATTGGTTGCGGTCTCTcataatcaatatttaaatttctatGTTTTATAGATGCACGAAAAAAGTTTGACAACTAGTGAGTAGTGAGGGTACACTACAGGATCAAAATATGTGAATGCTGCCTATGCCActatccaaaaatgtaaattgggAGTAATGTCAAGGCCTTAAAGGCTTATAAATTATTAATCTCGATTTGTTTTTGTTTCTATGAAGCTTTCTAAACTAACTTTTTCAAGAAGTTTATTGTTTAtgctaacttttttatttttttattaattgaagTGCTTCGTGtggtttgaatttttattttttgttttcatttttagaatttcttgtttaaggattttataaaaaaaaaaaaatacatgtctgtttttatttttagtttttttaacaaaattttgaaaaaaaaattacaaaccaAACGGACCCTTGAGGAATCAGATTAGAATTTGTTTAATTTGTTCAGTCAAAAAAGGTTTGAATGAAGAAAGTGTGTCCTAgcgtccaaaaaaaaaagaaagtgtgTCGTCTCTCAACACAAGGGTTCACATAATTACAtgtagaagtaaaaaaaaaaaaattaccagttaattttaaataatgtGATTAAATTTATATGATCCTGTTAAGTAAAGTGATAAATGAAGTGAAGAATAGAAAAAGGGCATTCGACCCTTCTCAGTCAACCTTTGTCCACCACTCCCAAATATTTGCAGGCAACAACCAGGACAAGATTAATTATTACTTAGATACTAGGTAGCATAAACAGTACTTGTAGCATTCAAAGCTCCTTGTTCTTTAGTTCAATTTTCTAGTCAAATTGTACTGTCTGATGTGGCTCTTAAATGCAAGGCTACAGTAGGCAACATCTCTTACAATAATATTGTCAAGTTTGAGCTTTATACACGTTCTCACATTCGAGAAGGGAAATGGGTGAGTTGTAAAAGTAAGTAAAAGACGTGAATTTCAACGTTATCTTGCAAAAGCTTATTTCAAAGTCATAAAAGAGGACCTCATTGAATTTTAAGGGACAATGGTAAGAACAATCATGGTTTTTCCTCTCCTAGTTATTAATTGTTGCTTAATTTGTAGTTGTCAAATTAGCATTTTCCTATAAGTTGGTAGGAGTCAAATCTAAGAAAGGAAATATGTGAGATGGTAGGTAGGTATAGAtaacttttttcttttatcatcAAAGCTGGATGCAAAAAGTAGGATCCTAacacttgtttttgttttttttttgttttggccAATAAACACACACCCTGCTCACACACACATTACATACTCTCTAAGAGAGGTTCGAACCCATATAGTACTTTTAGGATGCAAATGTATTTGCCATTAGGACAAGTTTTAGGTTTAGCCACTTGGTTAAACaaactaataaattattactAGACGAAATATAACTTATAAGAAACTTTTTTTATAGATGATCTTACTTATGTAGTTATGCGGCTCAaacaaaaaacatagaaaaacagAAAGAGGACCACTTATTTTCTCCCACATTTGTGCACTCTTAAATGTCAAATCTAGAAGCAATAAAAATGTATAGTCTAACCAACTATTACTGGATATTGAGAAAATTATGTTGAGATCTCAAATACTTGAATAATTTTGCTTGAGAGAACATCTATGGTTCTACCTCGGGTTAGTCAAAATGAATTGTGATTTGCGAGTCAATTTAGACTCATCAAGCAAGTAAAATATGATTCGTTTATAAGAGGAATCGAGTCGAAAGCACGAGTTGGCTCGTTTGTCATGTTTATATATAGAAACTATCTTGTTATTGTACTAATAATTTCTTAAatctgttgtaaaataaataaatgaaaaaagaaaataaatatgaaataaaaaaatataaatagaagactctagtattaatattagtcaatataataatattaatataataaaaataatttatatatttatttaatataacataaagagagagaggaagtATTGGCAGTGTATAAAAAGAAgaatattataataaaagaaagagagagaaatatTTTATTGTTGTGTGTATCCACTGAGGCATTAGCCTCCTATTTATATACGTATAACATGTTtacattttcaaatttctttaatGCTTCTTTAATGTATTTCATCCTTGAGAATATGAGTCGTCCATAGTAAATAGGTATCCATATTCCATTCTTATCACAATACTTCCTCTTAAATGTCTATTTAGGATTATGTCTCAATAAAATCTTACCAAAGAAAAACTCAATgagaaaaaactttagtgaaggaaaaagagtataaTATCCTTTGTGATAGGGACTGCcttattaaaaaccttgtcaagaaaaatccaatagaaAAAGATCTGatcaagaaaaaaagagtacaatctccccctcttgtcaacattatttaatatttcgaAATAGGCGTATtccaatctgatgtaccaatctttcaaatgaggattttggaagtgactttgtaaatagatctgccagattatcacttgagcggatctgttggaaatcaattgttccttgattttgaagatcatgagtgaaagATTTGGAAGAAATATACTTTGTCCTATCACTTTTGATGTATCCTCCTTTAAATTGAGCTATGCatactgtattatcttcaaacaggacagttgaaGCTATCTTATAGTCAATTAgttcacatgatgacagaatatattagatcaaactcttgagccaaaaacactcgcgactagcttcatgtattgctagtatttcagcatgattagaagatgttgctacaatcgtctgtttcgtggacttccatgatatagctgtaccaccatatatgAATAAgtatcctatttgagatctccttttgtgtggatcagacaagtatcctacatctgcatagccaactagttgtgatttggatccatatggataaaacaatcccatatcaactgttccatgaaaatatcaaaagatttgtttgatttcattccaatgtcttctgatttgagaggaactataccttgctaataaattcacagcaaatgatatatcaggtcgtgtattattagcaagatatattagtgccccaatggcactaagatatggtactttagaaccaaggatatcttcattttcttctttaggacggaatttatcatttttcacatccaaagaccttacgatcattggggtactcaagggatgtgacttatccatataaaatctcttcaaaatcttttctgtgtatgttgtttgatgaataaagatcccatttttttgTATGCTCAATCTTCatgccgagacaaaatttagtctttccaaaatctttcatcttaaactcttcttttagagtttttataattattggaatctcttcaggagttccaatggtatttaaatcatcaacgtacacaacaattataataaatctagtgaagatttctttatgaaatatatgggcagatatcatcattcttaaatctatttttggccagatactcagtaagatgattataccacattcgtccagattgctttagaccatataaggatctttgcaatttgactgagtataacccctgtgaatattcattagaagatttagatatctttaatccttcagggactttcatatagatatcacaatCTAATGATCCGTATAAGTAGGcagttaccacatccattaaatgcatatgtagtttatggtatgcggataaactgaccaaataacgcaatgttattacATCCACTATaggggaatatgtttcttcataatctatactgggcctttgtgaaaaatcttgtgccataagtcgagctttgtagcatacaatttcatttttctcatttcgttttctcacaaatactcaTCTGTATCCAAGAGGTTTTACAttttctggtgtacggactacaagtccaaagacttcacgttttacaagtgagtctaactcagccttcatagcttcttcctattttggccaatcattcctttgtcgacattcttcgactgttcttggctcaagatccttactttcatgcatgatatttaataccacattatatgcaaatattttattgacaattatcttattttggtcccatttttctcctgtaaagacataatttatcgagatctcattattttcagaattttcaggtacctgaacgtcttttggcgttaaaactatatcataaTTTTGGACAATTGCAGGTATCTTTACTATGTcgttttcaacaaaaataatatttacctcttttctttttcgagggtttttgtccttggaaccgacaggcctaccACGTTTCTGGCATGAATTTGTTTCCGTGGCCACTTGTCCAACTGGACATCAATTCGAATCGGGACATTTTcagctggtatataagatttgattatcctctttgtatcagaaaatgtatcaagcaattcatttgctattctttgcaaatgtataatcttttgaacttctagttcacattgccctgatcgaggatctaaatgcatcaagaatgatgcattccaattaagttcctttttaggAATCTTGTTCTCTCCCCTTAATATTGGAaattttgatttatcaaaatgacaatccgcaaatcgggttttaaatacatctccagtttgtatctcaagataccttactatggagggagaatcatatccaacatatatccccaattttctttggggtcccattttggagcgagaaggtggtgcaatgggaacatatatcacacacccaaatattcttaaatgagaAACATTTGCCTGTTGGCCAAAAACTAATTACATAGGAGAGAACCGATagtaacttgttggcctcaaacgaatgagtgttgcggcatgtaaaatagcatgctcccaagccgaggttgggagatttgttctcataagtaagggtctagcaattaactggaggcgtttaataagtgattttgcTAACTtgttttgtgtgtgaacatgagttACTGGATATTCAATGCTTAtttcattagccatacaataagcatcaaaggcttgggaagtaaattcaccagcattatcaagacgaattgctttgatcaGATTTTCTGGaaactgtgcttttaatcgaataatttgagcaagtaatctcgcaaatgttaggttgcgagaagacaacaagcacacatgtgaccatctcgaagatgcatctattagaaccataaaatatctaaaacatCCACACGGTGGATGAATAGATCCAAATATATCGTCTTGAAtcttttctaggaattcaggagactcaaatccaatctttactggtgatggccttaaaattaactttccctaaGAACATGCAACACAgtaaaattcattaaatttaagaatcttctagttctttagtgaatgtccatgtgagttttcaataattcttcgcTTTATGGTTGTTCCCGAATGATCCAAtcgatcatgccaagttatgaatttatttgggttagtaaacttttggtttacaatggcatgtaattcaattgcactaattttagtataatataacatagatgaaagtgagggtaacttttctaatataacatttttatttgaatcatgagttatgATATACAAGTACTCATAATTtctctcattcattgtttcaatatgatatccatttcggcgaatatctttaaaactcaataaatttcttagagacttggtagacaatagtgcattatttccATCATTGATCCGATGGCCTTTTCCACCAACGGAAAcatttatcctctgttgatttatttttccattgtttctttctttatcccacttccgGTGAGATATTTTCTTGTAaacataatttttcttccttccataatttttcttgttgccAAAACCTTTCCATTACCTCTTCTGAAattataatttgccgcatttgtTTCAGGAAATGGGGTGGTCCAGCtgagcgcgcttcatgattttttaaaagcaactcattgatgcgttcagcaacaagaaggcaaaaaattaactcaaaatattttttaaatcctttttctcgatactgctctTGCAGGAGTACATTCAAGGCATGGAAGGTCgataaagttttctctaacatgtcattatcggttatcttttccccacataatttcattcgtgaggtgattcgaaacattactgaattatattcatttatgaatttaaaatcatGTAGTCGCAAGTGCGTtcattcatatcgggcttgagaaaGTATCattgtcttttgatgattatatctTTCtttaggatcttttaatgtgggatattcatttttcaatctttcGTCAAGATAACGACGAAGAAAGGTCATGGCTTTGGCTCTATTcttttgggatgcattattttcaaccttaatggtatctccaagatccattgaatcaagatggatttcagtatctagtatccatgataagtagttgtttccagatatatcaagagaattaaattcaaaatgagagagtttcgatataataaaaatttgttacctgagtcttcctaaaatttgatttgagtctcgtgctgataacatattgtaaaataaataaatgaagaaagaaaacaaatataaaataaagaaatataaatagaagatttTAGTATTAATATTAGCCAATATaataatctcaatataatagaaatgatttatatatttatttaatataacgTAAAGAGAGAGAGGAGTATTAACAGtgtataaagagaagagtattataataaaagaaagagagatgaaTGTTTTATTGCTGCGCGTATCCTCTGAGACCTTAGCCTCCTATTTATATACGTATAATATGtttacattttcaaatttttttaatgcttCTTTAATGTACTTCATCCTTGagaatatgaaccacacatagtaAATAGACATTCACATCCCATTCTTATCACGATAAAATCTAAATTTAGACTATATTTTGGTATGAAAATATATAAATgtataataaaattttgatttgtcTAAATATTAGCTAAAAAAAGACATTATTtaatactttttaatttaatttttttaatcaaacgaGTCAACCCATTTAACTCATCAACTAAAATGAATCAAGTCAAACTAGCATGTCATTGACTAGGCAAAGAAATAGTGAACCCAATATTTCAATGACGAGTTGTCTCAAATCCACTTATTAACAGCTCTAGTTCTaccaaataaagaaatataaagaaTGGATTATCCCAAAAGGACTAAGGTAATTAGGTAATTGcgggaaaaaaagaaaaggaaggtaTGGTGTTAAATTGTACAGTGAAGTTCATCTTGATGGCAATAAGATGGAAGGGGAATCCATATTTGAGAGGAATgttgttagataaataaaatctgGTTCCTTGAGAGGAATGATTGTGCATATTCAAGAGTATACAAAAGTTTCTCCCATAAAATTGGACCTATTTgcaatgtatttattatttaagcaTACTCTTAAACCTATACTCACAAAGCATATTAGGACCCAAATGCAAATATCAACAAGCTAAGGTTAGGGCACAAAAGCTTCAACAAATTTAAGTCATTAATAAGCATTCAAACTATCATTACATCCGAATTAATTAGCctaatcataaaaaaaacacTGCACAATGCAGCATTCACCTAATCAGCCGAAAAAATAAATCAGAGATTAAACTCTACCAaagaaaaatgaaaccctaaactgCAACTTACAACACTGCCAActatatcatcatcatcaccctatTAGTCATAAAAGACAACAAAGGTTTGAAACAATGCTAACATAATTAACATAGAGCAACCTTAGAGAAACATCAAGTGAAATAGCTCAGCCATGAATGTTGTCAGCAAGAATAAACGACGACATGCCATGTGGCCGCGAATCAATCATCATGGAATCAATCATCAGGCAAAGAGATGTTAATATCCGTGGTGGATTTAATCGAGTCTGGCATGGAATGCATGTTAACCCAGCTGTCCCTTCGGAAGGCAGAGGGAGGAGTGAGGCTAGAGTTGAAGGTTCCGGGATTGTGTT harbors:
- the LOC112743916 gene encoding protein cornichon homolog 4, which codes for MGEVFYWIFTFLLILALLGLLGYQLIMLVDLEFDYINPYDSTSRINQVILPEFIIQGIFCVTNLLAGHWIIFLIGLPCMYYNARLYIKKEHLADVTEIYNKLNWEKKMRLFKVGHSVLLFVLSVLSLVWSLSEE